From a region of the Haloferax volcanii DS2 genome:
- a CDS encoding ATPase domain-containing protein, with protein sequence MTNLPPRLSTGVSGLDAVLDGGLVPNRTYMVRGESGAGKAIAGYHFLTAGRENDEDVLFISFEESNADLRANAGTLGFDLSEVPVLDLSPSPEAFLDDEAYTMLSPSEVEGKSTTTELKEVIEEHHPDRVVIDPLSQLGRLSSDEYQFRRLVSSLLSYLKRSGATTLFTSQPSSGGTDETLAYLCDGSISLSRSDWGRSVRIEKFRGSDSQTGPHAMRIDGGHGMRVFPRLVPDSHHHEFTIEPLSSGIDDLDALLGGGIERGSITLVSGPSGVGKSTTGAAFARATAERGERAAVYLFEESKRSFRHRSESVGIPIDDLVDSGNLRVDAVEPLSLSTDEFAQRVRAEVEANDTKFVLIDGTAGYQLSLTDERSDIRRELHALARYLKNMGVTVVLTEEVQQVTGAFHASDNHVSYLADNILFIRYIEVRGEIRKAVGVLKKRFGGFEPTLRSFEIGRDGITVGEPLDELRGILTGTPTWNEAE encoded by the coding sequence ATGACGAATCTCCCCCCGCGACTCTCCACGGGAGTCTCCGGACTCGACGCGGTACTAGACGGCGGGCTAGTGCCGAACCGAACGTACATGGTCCGCGGAGAATCCGGGGCGGGAAAGGCCATCGCCGGCTACCACTTCTTGACCGCCGGGCGCGAAAACGACGAGGACGTGCTGTTCATCTCCTTCGAGGAGTCGAACGCCGACCTCCGGGCGAACGCCGGAACGCTCGGGTTCGACCTCTCCGAGGTGCCGGTTCTCGACCTAAGCCCGTCGCCCGAGGCGTTCCTCGACGACGAGGCCTACACGATGCTGTCGCCGAGCGAGGTCGAAGGGAAATCCACGACGACCGAACTGAAAGAGGTAATCGAAGAACACCACCCCGACAGAGTCGTCATCGACCCGCTGAGCCAACTCGGTCGGCTCTCGTCGGACGAATACCAGTTCCGCCGGCTCGTCTCGTCGCTCCTGAGCTATCTCAAGCGGTCGGGTGCGACGACGCTGTTCACGAGCCAGCCGTCGAGCGGCGGCACCGACGAGACGCTCGCGTACCTCTGCGACGGGTCGATATCGCTGTCTCGGTCCGATTGGGGGCGGTCGGTCCGCATCGAGAAGTTCCGCGGCTCGGACTCGCAGACGGGGCCGCACGCCATGCGAATCGACGGCGGTCACGGGATGCGCGTCTTCCCGCGGCTCGTCCCCGACTCGCACCACCACGAGTTCACTATCGAGCCGCTCTCGTCGGGCATCGACGACCTCGACGCCCTGCTCGGCGGCGGCATCGAGCGGGGGAGCATCACGCTCGTCAGCGGCCCGAGCGGCGTCGGTAAGTCCACCACCGGAGCCGCGTTCGCGCGGGCGACCGCCGAACGCGGCGAGCGCGCCGCAGTCTATCTGTTCGAGGAGAGCAAACGGAGCTTCCGACACCGCTCCGAGTCCGTCGGCATCCCGATAGACGATCTCGTCGACTCCGGGAACCTCCGGGTCGACGCCGTCGAACCGCTCTCGCTTTCGACCGACGAGTTCGCCCAGCGGGTGCGCGCCGAGGTCGAAGCCAACGACACCAAATTCGTGCTGATAGACGGTACCGCGGGCTACCAACTCAGCCTTACCGACGAGCGGAGCGACATCCGCCGCGAACTCCACGCGCTGGCGCGGTACCTCAAGAACATGGGCGTCACCGTCGTGCTGACCGAGGAGGTACAGCAGGTCACCGGCGCGTTCCACGCCTCGGACAACCACGTGAGCTACCTCGCGGACAACATCCTGTTCATCCGCTACATCGAGGTGCGCGGCGAGATTCGCAAGGCCGTCGGCGTCCTCAAAAAGCGGTTCGGCGGCTTCGAGCCGACGCTCCGGTCGTTCGAAATCGGGAGGGACGGCATCACCGTCGGCGAACCGCTCGACGAGCTACGGGGCATCCTCACGGGGACGCCGACGTGGAACGAGGCCGAGTGA
- a CDS encoding sensor histidine kinase: MTVSEDASRNGARSARDASDEERILLAVRGARDRELLAGLLDAHEVVVWERGREDEPQLPEFDLCIVDMATYSAVADALDERKADAGDRFVPVLLTVTQDEQRVAARRLDDVPDDVLAVPAPSAVIRSRVESLLQTRRQSLQLALYRRAMDSATVGITITEADDDQPLTYVNDAFEEMTGYDRSEVIGRNCRFLQGDDTDPEAVETLHEAVDAGESAAVGLTNYRKDGTPFWNDLKISPVYDDGELTHFVGFQTDATVRHALRNQLVNETQTLKQLFETSPVGIVVLNEDEIIMRANESAQEILGLGRSVVLGQPYDAPEWELVGERGEPLDRGGLPFERAREAGETVKGFEHGIEVGGDRRWVVVNAASLTGSGGECIGVIAVIEDVTEVKRQQRDRERLLDLFDQSQKIASVGAWEFNTRTGEVLFTSGLAELVGVDSRETFDLEEAFAFYHPEDEPEARAAFGRLVATGEEQSVECRLETMDGETRWVNVRGVAARETDAAVYRGTVQDITERKARSEELERYERIVETTADPIHTLDDNLRFVLANSATADLLDCDPGELTGEHVSAVFGERHAQALLEAIASLLSGDSAEETIETVVVDRGGAERQFQTTIAAKSSGGEFDGIVCVGRDVTELRERERRLSVLDRVIRHNLRNKMNIAQAHAAMLLEAADDADVRESAAAIERAADELLSIAETARKFSSALDPDVTERVQPQNVADRVRSVVEGAQLSYPGVTITVDAPENVRALAHATFELAVNELVDNAVAYGGDDVEIELSVAEADGAEQVTVRIADNGPGLPALERESLMSGRESPLRHTNGLGLWFVRWTVTNSNGTMEIRDNEPSGTIIELRLPKA; this comes from the coding sequence GTGACCGTGAGCGAAGACGCGTCCCGGAACGGAGCGCGCTCCGCGCGTGACGCGTCCGACGAGGAACGGATACTCCTCGCGGTTCGCGGCGCTCGGGACCGCGAGCTACTGGCGGGCCTCCTCGACGCGCACGAAGTCGTCGTCTGGGAACGCGGCCGCGAGGATGAACCCCAACTTCCGGAGTTCGACCTCTGTATCGTCGATATGGCGACGTACTCGGCGGTTGCCGACGCGCTCGACGAACGCAAAGCCGACGCCGGCGACCGCTTCGTGCCGGTGCTGTTGACGGTCACGCAAGACGAACAGCGCGTCGCCGCACGGCGACTCGACGACGTGCCGGACGACGTGCTCGCGGTCCCCGCACCGAGCGCAGTCATCCGGTCGCGGGTCGAGTCGCTTCTCCAGACCCGACGGCAGTCGCTCCAACTCGCGCTGTACCGCCGGGCGATGGACAGCGCGACGGTCGGCATCACCATCACCGAAGCCGACGACGACCAACCGCTCACGTACGTCAACGACGCCTTCGAGGAGATGACCGGCTACGACCGCTCGGAGGTCATCGGCCGGAACTGTCGATTCCTCCAAGGGGACGACACCGACCCCGAGGCGGTCGAGACGCTCCACGAGGCGGTCGACGCTGGCGAGAGCGCCGCCGTCGGCCTCACGAACTACCGGAAGGACGGAACGCCGTTCTGGAACGACCTGAAGATATCGCCGGTCTACGACGACGGGGAGCTCACCCACTTCGTCGGGTTCCAGACCGACGCGACCGTCCGCCACGCGCTCAGGAACCAACTCGTCAACGAGACGCAAACGCTCAAACAGCTCTTCGAGACGAGTCCGGTCGGTATCGTGGTCCTCAACGAAGACGAGATAATCATGCGCGCCAACGAGTCGGCCCAAGAGATTCTCGGTCTGGGCCGGTCAGTCGTGCTCGGACAGCCGTACGACGCCCCCGAGTGGGAACTCGTCGGCGAGCGCGGAGAGCCACTCGACCGCGGTGGGCTCCCCTTCGAACGGGCGAGAGAGGCCGGTGAGACCGTCAAGGGCTTCGAACACGGCATCGAAGTCGGCGGCGACCGCCGGTGGGTCGTCGTCAACGCCGCGTCCCTGACTGGAAGCGGCGGGGAGTGCATCGGTGTGATTGCCGTCATCGAGGACGTGACCGAAGTGAAGCGCCAGCAGCGCGACCGCGAACGACTGCTCGACCTGTTCGACCAGAGTCAGAAAATCGCCTCGGTCGGCGCGTGGGAGTTCAACACACGGACCGGGGAGGTCCTGTTCACGAGCGGACTCGCGGAACTCGTCGGCGTCGATTCGCGGGAGACCTTCGACCTCGAAGAGGCGTTCGCGTTCTACCATCCCGAGGACGAACCCGAGGCCCGGGCGGCGTTCGGACGTCTCGTTGCGACCGGGGAAGAGCAGTCAGTCGAGTGCCGACTGGAGACGATGGACGGCGAGACGCGCTGGGTGAACGTCCGCGGCGTCGCGGCGCGAGAGACCGACGCCGCCGTCTACCGCGGGACCGTCCAAGACATCACCGAGCGAAAGGCCCGCTCCGAGGAGTTAGAGCGGTACGAGCGCATCGTCGAGACGACGGCCGACCCGATTCACACGCTCGACGACAATCTCCGGTTCGTCCTCGCGAACAGCGCGACCGCCGACCTGCTGGACTGTGACCCCGGCGAACTCACGGGCGAACACGTCTCGGCGGTGTTCGGCGAGCGACACGCCCAGGCGCTCTTAGAGGCTATCGCGTCGCTTCTCTCGGGGGATAGCGCCGAGGAGACCATCGAGACGGTCGTCGTCGACCGAGGCGGCGCTGAGCGACAGTTCCAGACGACCATCGCGGCGAAGTCGTCGGGCGGCGAGTTCGACGGCATCGTCTGCGTCGGCCGCGACGTGACCGAACTCCGGGAGCGCGAGCGGCGGCTTTCGGTCCTCGACCGCGTCATCAGACACAACCTCCGGAACAAGATGAACATCGCGCAGGCGCACGCGGCGATGCTGCTCGAAGCCGCCGACGACGCCGACGTGCGCGAGTCGGCGGCGGCCATCGAGCGGGCGGCGGACGAACTCCTCTCAATCGCCGAGACGGCACGAAAGTTCAGCTCCGCGCTCGACCCCGACGTGACCGAGCGGGTGCAACCGCAGAACGTTGCCGACCGCGTCCGCAGCGTGGTCGAAGGCGCTCAGCTCAGCTACCCCGGGGTGACCATCACCGTCGACGCGCCGGAGAACGTGCGAGCGTTGGCGCACGCGACGTTCGAACTCGCGGTGAACGAACTCGTCGACAACGCCGTCGCCTACGGCGGTGACGACGTCGAAATCGAACTCTCTGTCGCCGAGGCCGACGGTGCGGAGCAAGTGACGGTTCGAATCGCGGACAACGGGCCGGGGCTCCCCGCGCTCGAACGCGAATCGCTCATGTCCGGGCGGGAGTCGCCGCTTCGGCACACGAACGGGCTCGGTCTCTGGTTCGTCCGCTGGACGGTGACGAACAGCAACGGCACGATGGAAATCAGAGACAACGAACCGAGCGGGACGATTATCGAGCTTCGCCTGCCGAAAGCCTGA